From Oryzias latipes chromosome 3, ASM223467v1:
caaatgtattAGTAGGTggtgtaatgtcagcagtggtttgaaaaaagcagtttatttgaccatttgtggtgcatctcagtaaaaaatgtgttattctAACTAACAAGATTTAAATCTAAGCTAattaagaggttttttttagttactttGAGTTTGaagcaaaatagaaaatccGCCTTTTAATCTGGTGCAGCTTAATTCTGGCTGCGCTTACTGACCTccaattgattttctgtggtacacggCGCTCAGAAATCTatctaaatgtttttagtttgacTTATTGTTTACGAATGACTTGAATAAAGtgagttcattttttttactttactatttattaatttttactctacagttactttttaaaatgacgttttttttaaaagtagagAGCCACCATGGAGGGGTTAAAGATGCAGGCCCCTCGCTTTTGTAGAGGACTGACATGATTTCCAAGGATTTCCAGATGATCTACTATTTAAAAGTCTGCCACcctcccttttcttttcttttactcttAAAAGAATCAAACTTCCCTGTAATTTCTAATTCCTTACCTTAGTGGTAATcacatatttagttttttatttctaatttgcAAAAGCTAAGCATGAATAATTGAATCTTTTCCGCATTGTGACGTCCGGCGGCGTTCACCCTGCATGACACAGCAGTTCCTCACACTGCTAAAAGACAAAAGAGTCGCTGAACTCCTCGGGGAGGAAATGTCTCATTTATCCACATTCTGAGGTCATGCAACCCGAGATGAAGAATTGCCCAGCTCCAGGAAGCTGCGCCTCATAAAACTCATGCACCTTTGTCAGGCCATGAAAGTCACGTTCTGGTCAAATCTTAACTTGCCTGAATCGGAATGTGTGCAGGTGTTTCACAAAACCAGTGTAGGTAGTTTGATTAAATGTGGGCTTTTTGGTTCCCTGCTGCCTCTCATGGCCAACTGCATTTCATAGCTCATTGGTAAAAGGTGTGCCATTAAATTAAGCctattaatatttataaaagGCTCTGGGCGAGTGGATGCGAACAAGTCGTTTATCAGAGGAGCAGATACACTCAAGAATTATTCACGGCTTACAATACGTCCCCAATGGCGCAGCTTGAGATGCAGACAGAAAACCTGGGAATAGAATAAACCAGGGatctgcaacctttaatgcaaaaagagccatttggtccagtttctcaCAGACCAAAACCCACAGAGCGGAAAAGTTCCACTCAAAGGTTTAGGaaaaaatgctttctttttgttttgtggctGTTCAACcattcatttattaaatgtgGCTTTTAAATAATCACAATAACAAAATTGTAACTGTGTTagagtttatatatatatatatatatatatatatatatatataaaacaatttatcttaaattaacttttaaatttattattttatgactTTGGTGCACCATCGTCCCTTTTTGGCTTTTATTATTAAACATTTAACAGCTTCGATGTAGAATTAAATTAGAATTAAATCTATACATGTAAATGTATAGACTAAATGTAAATAATCAAAGAATAGCAACTACAAGACACTGTTTGGGAACAGAAGAATATGGGCTACATATCTATTTGAATCACAACAGATTTAAACCTTTTACCATTTTTCAATTATCTGACAtggtaaaaatccaaaaataaatgctaaaacttgaaaaactaaaaaaaataaaccaaaactatAAACCCATTATTGAttagcattttttctttaaggcTAAAGCGCCACAATGGAGGAATAGAGGAGCTGCATGTGGCTCGAGGCTCAGCTTGCAGACATCTGATCTGAAGTCAGGTTACAGCCTCCCCAGCCGCTATTATTGAGCAATACTATAGAACCTCCACTGAATGTGTACTTAAAGGGTAACACGAGGACAAGATGCTCTGTCTTAGGAATTGTTAAAAGgttgaaacatttgtttcagaATGTGTTCAATAGATGCGATCAGATGTTGTGTGATGCATCGAAtgcaacacattttaaaaacagaatgacGACTTTTGAAGGGATTGCTGTCAGATTTTCTTtacaaagtgaaaaagaaaagcctcTCAAGTTGTCACACAATAGTGTGAAGCATTTTTTGGTTATTCCAACCTTCTGTTGCCAAGCAAGTATTTTATATGACATGGATTTGAACCTTTAACCTTCCAatctcagggcagacactccaCCATGAGCCTACAAAGCTACAGGTGAGTCACCATAATAATGACCTGTTTACATCAAGACGCGGTCAAACTTTGGCCACGTCAGATACAGTTTCAGGCTGACCTTTCGAGTTCATTCTCATACAGAGCTTTGCATCaacttttgtgcatttttttcataatattttgaacattttcttgatGCCTTTAAGCTGCTCCATCACTCACACCCCAAATGATCTCCAGGGACATGAAGCTGGAAACCTGTTCAGAAGCCTTTTAAAGCATCCTTCCTCAAAGTTGTATAATTGTTTTCATATACACGTTCACAGTGAAGTTTTACCTTAACCCAATAACCACtcgtatcatatttgatacatgcaTTTCCGAGACTCCCTATTTCATTAGGTTAATCCAAACGTTCTTTAAAAGCCCATAGTGTATATATAACaaggtccatgttttctgtcctgtagttcatcattattccactaggggcagtagaagggcttttcctgctcatttcaaaatggctgcttcagTGAAATCTCTAAAATATTTGATGGGAAAAGTTTTActagtttttttaactttacggGGAGAGTAACTTATCTGTAattaattgtttaaaatgaCTGTTGCTGAATCTGCTCTAGTGAAAGAATGCACAATTTGTTGACTATGTTCCTGATActtggagatacttattcatgcatttgtctccagtaggttagactactgtaacggcctgctcaccggcctctccaaacgagctgtaaaacagcttcagtacatccagaatgctgctgctcgagtcctgaccagaaccaggaagtatgatcacattagtcctgtgctcaggtctctgcactggctccctgtacctgaaagaatagacttcaaagcagctctgcttgtgtacaagtctctccatggccgagcaccaaagtacatctctgacatgttagtgccatatgaaccatctcgtactctgaggacctcaggggccggcctcctgatgattcccagagtcagaactaaacaaggggaatcagcgtttcaatattctgcagctaaaatctggaacagcctccctgaagtcgtaagacaggcctcttctgtgttcatgttcaaatctggacttaaaacatttctgtttagccgtttatatgactgaaaggtcctatctgcacttttctttcctttcttccttcttttcttttaaagtaaattttacgttgattatttctatgatttattgtgattttaatgcatttttctgttttgtgaagcaccttgaattactttgtgtacgaattgtgctatacaaataaacttgccttgccttgccttgccttgccttgccttgccttgccttgccttgccttgccttacttTTAATACCTGTTCCTGGTGAATACTCAATGCTGACTGGCTACAGGGTGACATTAATAATGAATACCTACAAAAGAAGTTTTGCTCACATACCCCAAATGCCCTAAATCATTGTGCTGATCTAGACGCCATGTGGGCATCGTAGCAGCTGAACATTAACTGTATGGGGGATAGCAAAcctctttcttttgctgctaCTAAGTTACCATGACAATTCATCGAAACACATATCAAATAGtcttctttttgtaaaaaagcaGTTCAAACCTATAAAATTACAAGATGAAAATATGAACAATTGATTGAACACTTATTCGTTTTGttagtgaccatggtataagcaacATTTTCGAAATGTGCAGTCGTCCATTAATTTCtcataatgcacacttcgtcacGCATCATCCCTAACATTTACGTAAGGgataatggccgacgaagtgtgcatcgtcagaaatgaacgcacgctgtggaagcctgaaccatctgaCGTGCATTGCGTTAGTTTCTAACAATGCACAATTCGAAGGCCGTTAACCCACTTATACCGTGGtaacttacaaaagaaaaacatcagaatcaAGTTTTCAACCGGACCATAGTACAAATTTTAATACTCACTCAGCAGCCAATTAGAATTCAGTATTTACCCGGACCACGGTATAAATCATGTTAGAAATGTCTCAAtgaaatttgagacagtgggtatcTAGGctgttgtttatttctcaaaaaaCTTGTGTCAATATTTTTAGATCTTAAACAACATTGTTGTGAACGAAATCTCACCAAATCACCCAAAGTATCATACTTTctaaatctaatttaaaagatATTGTGGATTTAGTCAAAGGGTCTCATCTCAAATATATGGAGCCCTTAAAGGGCCATTGCAGGATAGATAatttggaagtaaaaaaaagaagctaacaGGTACCCGATACAAATGGGTGCGCacctgttagtttttttttttacttaaatttttgtttacttaatttttttcttttttttttacttccaaatTATCTGTCCTGCAATGGCCCTTTAAAGGCTccgtacaataaaaaaaaattgcagttttttttttaatttgtagtgggctttacaggtTTAAACACTTATCCAGGTTGTTAGAAACTTTAGGTAGTTCACCAAACTCTGCTTACGTCATGGTGTCCAGTTCCTCCCTCAGGCAGAGGAAGCAGAGCGGCAGACCAGACAACAACGTTGACAAAACGTCTCTTTAAATATTGGCTAAAGAAGTCATCAGGAGGAGAGCAGTGAGCACAAAGCTCCAGGGATAAAAACAAGCCAGTATCACAAGGCAGTGATGACCTGAACGGATGGAACTGTCAGCAGATATTCAGCCTGTTGTATTGACTCTGGGCAGGAGTTGAGAGGGAGGGGTCCGCCCGTTAAAGGCTGGAACTAAATCTATGGACTTCAAGGTTACCAAGAAGGTCTTTGTGGATCTTCAGAGAGCATGAATCACTGGGGCTGTCACTGATGCTACAGTGATGTACCCAATGAGCAGCCAGATTCTCATCGAAAAATCAATGGTGCTGAAACAACAGGGAAACTTTTATCTAGACAACCCaactttttacaataaaagtgtgctttgtggaaaaaatacaaatagtaGAAATTGACCAACACGGTAAACATGAAGAACAAAGAAAGCTGACAagcaaatttgcatttttaagaCAATTTGGATGAACACAAACTGCAAAGGTGACCTAAATTCATTTGGACAccttttaacaaatcaaattgatctatgatgacatttttttacaagCTCCTGTGTATTGGATACTTGTATTTTCCcaaatagctttttttattttctgaattaaCCCCTAAAGAGTGATTTGTGTCTTAAACACCTTTTTTCTGGAAGCAAATAAACTGGGTCTTTTGTTGCTGTGTTTCAGAATGGAGAAAGCCACTTGGAGAATCCACAGAGACACACTCAGACCTGCCTACAGAGCtgcagtagctcattagaaatttgcctgtgTAATGTGCAGGACCATTGGCATGTGTACaccccaccccctttcccctccctgttactgagagctcaCTGTTTTCATGGTCTCCTGCTAGCTTTCAGCCTCTCACACCTCCAACAATGCAACAAAAAGGcgagagcaatattggagctatctaactttacagttttgaggcagatgccagctcagacgaggaaaacaaagatgcacatggatctatttgtctacaagtggatgcattagaatggcagggagcttgtggcccgacccgcgtattttctacatcacaaaaacaatattttttaaacagtattttctCGTCTGCTCGTGATTTACAACAAATTGAATACATAtatactcataaatgcaattttaagcttaattgtcttaatatatgtcctcccaccatcagagaaatgccacaagaacatgttaaaaacaccaaaagcacaatttaatCGGAGTGGGTTTTTTAAGTACAAAAAACAGCCAAACACTTGAATCATAAATAATGAATGAAACTTCACAAAATGTGTATTAAAACATTCAGGTTATTGAAGTTGGTGAGGTATAACAATGATGCTTTGGTGCAATTTCAAAGGTAAAGATCTACCTCCCTCTGGGACAGCTGGGTTCTTGTGTCACTCACATTAATTAAGCCTTCACTCTAGACCAATGGCTAAATTCCCCGCCTTCTTTTCTCAATCAATCAAATTTCTGCTATTGAATTTATGGAAGTTTATCTCTCTACATTGTAGATCAGGGGTATCCATATCCAGGCTTCGAGGGCCGATGtcttacatgttttccaaccattcTGCCATTGAAACTCcttataaacacacctgatccaggtaaacaGTTGATAAtacagggtttctggaaaactagcTGGAGGTCGGCTCTGAAGGCCTGGCTTTGGGCACCCCTCTTCTACGGTTTTGCCAGCCCTTCTCCTCCCCATTCTCCACCTGGACCGTATGTCATGGACTGGCCTCAACCACAATCAGCGTCTAAGCTCTGGGGTTTATCCATGTATGGTCCGAGTTTATCCCGCCAGAGTAAAGACGTCATCTGTCCAGAGGCTAACCGCCAAAGGACTGTGGACTATTTCATGCGCATTTTTGTATCACAGATAAATCTTTATTCTTCACACTCCTGATGCCTCTCTTTACTGgatcaaacatttacaacagTCTGGCACTGTGGATCGACATGAGTTAGTTTAGAGCTTTAAGggctttttttattactgtttatTGTGCACTGATGGTTGTAGAGTCTCCATGtaaaacttgatttattttttaattattacacGCAATAACACACAAATTTCCACTCTGGAAAGTTTTGTAACTGTCTTGAGCTACAACTTTGAAAAGACTTTTACTGCAGTTTCAGAGTGTTTGTTCTCTTGCACGCTATGTTCCTCCTGGCATATTAAAACTCTTCAGCCcaacaaactgtcagaaagtCCAAGCCTTTGCCagtgattttcttcttcttcaaagaccagtctgtgtttttggtgtttttaacatgttcttgtggcatttttgtgatgatggatgatatttataaagaaaatgaagcttaaaattgcatttctaagtatttcttcattcaaattgttgtgaagaaaaaatccaatttaaaaaagatcttgTTTGTTTAGTATAAAATAAACTcgacgggccacaagctccaccCCATtgcgatgcatccacttgcaggcgGCTACACACTGTATGCCTCAAGCTTTACAGGAAACTATCAAAGTCTCATATTTGACCAATAACCAATGTGATGTAAATAAGCTTTCCAAGAACAGTATTTAGAATCAGAAGATGCTGCTGCCCTCTGAATTATAAATTCTGTCATTCCAGTGCAAGAAGTTAAACAGGTGAAAAAGTCAGTTTGTTGGGAGCCACTTGGCAGTTTCACAAGCCcctggataaaggtggaagtcCAGACCCTTTCCAAAATATTAGATCATCAAAAGAGTATTCATTTccaaaattcattaaaaagatacatttttataatatatatagatTATAATTTTCTGCAATCCTGTTTTGTGGGTTTCATAAACTGgaaccccaatttatgtaaaagaataaacaaataaatacttgaaatcaGTGGAACCTGAACCtatattctatgaaagtttaatcttttttaatgGAATTCTGACAATTAGTACTGTCCTCCATGGAGTCTTAATTTTTCCAAATTCATCTGTTCTTTTTGAGAGAATACAATAATGGAAAAGAGAAAGGAACATGGTTGACACAGCCTGCAATTGATCAGCCTAAAACATGGACACATAATAAAGTTAGGAACAAAACTATTTCTGGTGAAAGCGAACATCGAATCCAATGGAAGGAAGTGAGCTCCTTCCTTCTGCCTGGAATCTGCTGCAGtacctttaaaaaagtatttaatgcCTGATTTCAAGTTTTTGTATTTAGTTGCTGAAAGAAGTAAAGGAAAAGTCACCAAAGTCATGCtgagtttgaaataaaaataacaatcatATAAATCATAATTCCTCTGACATTTGCTGAGCTGTTTCTGCATTTTCTGAAGCGAAAAACTGCACTGATCAACAGTTATGTACTGAaggattttagtttttagataCACTGCAAtacctttattttcatttagacTTGACAGAAAGGGGATCTGGTCTTGCGTTTGGCTCATCTGACCTCCTGCTCTTGGACTGAGGAGCTGATTCACAGTATTACTGCCCTTTGTGGGTCAGTTACTCTGGTCAGGACAAAAAAGGGGAATTATCACCTGgacttttgatcttttttgttagTCTTTTATTTACAATTAACCTGCTGACATCACGGTTTTCCTGTGGTTTAGACAGACTAGTTCTGTTATAGGAAAATGGCTCATAGTTCTAGCccacagcagtcctggactgcaaggagCAGATTGTTTtcaacgtttttcttttttagtgcaCATTTGAAAATTTCGTCCCCGCCACAAAGTCAATAACTCACCCAAATTTTAATGCACTAGGTGGCAgatactaaaaaagaaaagaggaaaagatgACACCACAACAAGCAAATATGTCAAGAAAATAAATTGGGCCAAAATctcttttggttcagttgttccgctctgaGTATGGAGCATATTCAGATTGAAAACAAACCGAGATCACCTCCAAAGATCCGAGAGCGGTCCCTGGTTCCGGACCAGTGTCCActtgggtgcattcagactgatAATCTGTTCTGGATTATTAGGTGAAACGAACTCTGGACACATTTAGTTTCTCTAAAAATGAACCAGTctgaaaacacaataaaactcctcctagggatttttatttattgcctTCTAACTCCTCAAACATAATTGGGAAGCTATTTgggaaaaatgtttgttttaaaccttgtagattttgaatggcgtTAGTGTAGGTAGAATTTTCTTCTTGCTCTGACAATTTTTagcaaaatattgtaaaaatgtaatacatgaaTCGCTGGCTCAACTTGAACCAAATGATAAGACATACAAATGAATTGTTagaaagttaacaaaaaaacatctgttgccaaggaaattcaAGAGTTTATGTTTGCTGATTCTTGTAAAAATCACATAGAAATATTTTTCACCCCTAGGCaaacaaaacctaaaatggttgctatggaggtaaaaccaacagaaaatccgtcttttttgaaaaaagtttttttgtttttgttttttttaatgaacctgTCATTTGCAACTCTGGCCAGGGTGACGAGGTAGAAGGGAACAGTGAGAGACGTGTAACACCCTCTAAGCCAGCGGTTACACCTCAAAGGGGGGAGTTGAAGACTAATTTGAGTTGAAGACTGGGTGCTCAATAAAGCTTAAATATCTTGGTAGTCAAAAAAGCACAACAACTAAAGACTTCTGCATAGTTGCTACGCAGAATGTAATTGTGAATGTATCACATGTACAAAATTGTAAATAGAAATACGTAGATCAtcaggttttgtaaaaaaaaaaaaaagggggtgggATCacacaagatttctcttcaacccaccccttttcaagcacactgtcttgttttatctgtcttttttaaactaatgtgtttattttcatttgtgtttgaaataaagaaaattgaattgaaattgaattgaattgaaaaaggGATTAACACAAAACCTAAGGGGGGGCACAGTTTCTTTATTTCAGTGCTGAAGACATTAGGGTAATTTAACCACATGAAGCAAACAAAAGGTCACTTTAACAGCTCGGCATGTCTGCAGAAAGTCGGCCGCAGTATGTGGTTCTTGTGTTGCATGTAGTGCACTCGCAGCTTTTGGCCACAGGATATTTGAAACCCACTGGACATCCCTCAATGAATTTAACTTCGTAGGACCAGTCCCCACTGCAGATCTTTTCTTTAGGGTGGTCTTCATAGCTGATGTAGTTGGGATCCTGCCaagagttaagaaaaaaaatcacacatatTTTAAGCATTGTTACAcatttgtgtcttgtttttatcatctaaaaaacattgcaaaattgAGTACAGTCGTGTCccgttctgagatggagatgctcatTCACAGTTTTATATCCTCCCGTCTCGACtattgcaactccatcttcacatgtttaagtaaaaaatctctagaacggctccaggttgtccagaacgctgctgctaggCTTTTAACCAAGTCATCCAAGTTCTCACACATCACCCCGTTGTTaatgcagctgcactggctccccatccactacagagtgcattttaaaatcctggtcttAACATACAGAGCTCTTAATGACCAAGCACCAGTCTACATAAAAGACCTGGTGCAGCcatacactcccagcaggtcactgaggtcatgtgaccagggtctgctggctgttaagagaacccgtttaaagactaaaggagacagagcctttgccacggtggccccatccctctggaactctcttcctctcagcctcagatctgtggactcagtgttttcttttaaaaagcagctaaaaacatatctttttaaaatagctttttcttaatttctttttaacatgtgtttttactgtgttttactgttgttttatcgtgttgtactgtgaagcactttgtgatttttatctggaaaggtgctatacaaataaagtttattattattattattatatgttttaccacaaaaaataaaaatatttgaaaaattgcAGACTTGACAGCTGATAGCTTTCACTGGGAACAATTCTTAGTTGACAGACTTCTTCAGCCGGAGAGCATTCAAAGTGcttaaaaacagtaacaaaAGGGAAACTTTGGAGCACCAGTGTTGACATAGCTTAACTTCTTGGACGCAGATCAAATGAACAGACATTCACAACTTTCCTGAGACAGAAAACATGTTACGTCATGAGCCGACAGTCTGAGTCATCCGTCACCTCATGGTAGCACCGTCCTTCGCATATGGTGGTGTGGACGCACCCGCTGATGCCACAGCTCTCCACAGGGATGCTGACGTTTTTGGGATGACAGGAAAAGCTGGAGACCTGCCCCACTTCCGCCAGCACCAACGCAGCTGCCATGACAACCAGCTGCATCCTCTGCCTGGTGCAGTACCGACACCTACCACAGGAGGAAGCCAGAGCTAACATGTGGTGAACCCAAAAACTCTGCAAGAAGGTCCCACAGCTTCATTAAGGTTGAGGCGGTTGGGGGATAATATTCCAAAAAGAATTTAGAAAATGtagaggaaaaaatgtataaattacttttttttaatatcaacaAATTTcttacaaagaaaacatcacTTTAGAACATGAGCTTGAAAACACAACCTGAGGAAAGAAAAGCCAATCAGAAGCAAAAGAAGTATAATTTagcatttcatttttgaaactttGAGAGCAAAAATTTGCAACAAAAAGACATTATG
This genomic window contains:
- the fshb gene encoding follitropin subunit beta precursor codes for the protein MQLVVMAAALVLAEVGQVSSFSCHPKNVSIPVESCGISGCVHTTICEGRCYHEDPNYISYEDHPKEKICSGDWSYEVKFIEGCPVGFKYPVAKSCECTTCNTRTTYCGRLSADMPSC